In Silene latifolia isolate original U9 population chromosome X, ASM4854445v1, whole genome shotgun sequence, the following proteins share a genomic window:
- the LOC141616951 gene encoding uncharacterized protein LOC141616951 encodes MHEAHSGICGAHQSGPKLHDRVKRMGYYWPTMVQDCMDFAKKCEPCKFYPNFIQQPPEPLHPIVSSWPFEAWGLDVVGPLTPKASNGHEYILDATDYFSKWAEAITLREVKKENAVLPLELQIPSLRIAIQEGLTDDENDRLRLAELEALDEKRLEAQQKLQCYQARLSRAFNKKVRSRSFQVGDLVLAVQRPIITSHKPVDKFTSKWDGPYVVQEVYTNGA; translated from the exons ATGCATGAAGCTCATTCTGGCATTTGTGGTGCTCATCAATCTGGGCCTAAACTTCATGATCGTGTAAAGAGAATGGGGTATTACTGGCCAACCATGGTGCAAGATTGTATGGACTTTGCGAAAAAATGTGAACCCTGTAAGTTCTACCCAAACTTCATACAGCAACCGCCGGAGCCGTTGCATCCTATTGTTtcttcatggccctttgaagcttggggacttgaTGTTGTGGGACCTCTTACTCCAAAGGCCTCAAATGGACATGAGTATATCCTCGATGCCACTGACTATTTCTCAAAATGGGCAGAAGCCATCACACtacgggaagtgaagaaagaaaat GCCGTGTTGCCATTAGAGCTACAGATCCCTTCCTTGCGCATCGCTATACAAGAAGGACTCACGGATGACGAAAATGACAGATTGCGATTAGCAGAGTTAGAAGCTCTCGATGAAAAGAGATTAGAAGCTCAACAAAAGCTCCAGTGCTATCAAGCAAGGTTGTCacgcgcattcaacaaaaaggtgcgcTCTCGTTCTTTCCAAGTAGGAGACCTCGTCCTTGCAGTACAAAGACCAATCATCACCTCTCACAAGCCAGTTGACAAGTTCACCTCTAAGTGGGATGGTCCATACGTGGTACAGGAGGTCTACACAAATGGTGCTTAA